The following coding sequences lie in one Oryctolagus cuniculus chromosome 7, mOryCun1.1, whole genome shotgun sequence genomic window:
- the GUCA2B gene encoding guanylate cyclase activator 2B, which translates to MGLLSGVAVVLLVLLHSTQSVYIQYQGFKVQLKSVKKLSDLEGYQMTHSSKSPQPAVCHHPALPLDLRPICALQEAASIFDTLRHIAVDDCELCVNVACTGCF; encoded by the exons ATGGGGCTCCTGTCGGGGGTGGCTGTGGTCCTCCTGGTGCTGTTGCACAGCACACAGTCAGTCTACATCCAG TATCAAGGCTTCAAGGTGCAGCTGAAATCCGTGAAGAAGCTGAGTGACCTGGAAGGGTACCAGATGACCCACAGCAGCAAAAGCCCCCAGCCTGCTGTGTGCCACCACCCGGCGCTGCCCCTGGACCTCCGGCCCATCTGCGCCTTGCAGGAAGCGGCCAGCATCTTCGACACCTTGA GACACATCGCCGTGGACGACTGTGAGCTATGTGTGAACGTCGCCTGCACCGGCTGCTTCTGA
- the GUCA2A gene encoding guanylin: MNTFLLCGLCLLGACATLVEGVTVQDGALSFPLEAVKRLKDLEELPQPRLASPLRKLAPRPRESAVPNACRNQNFPEALKPLCKEPNAGQILQRLVAIAQDPSTCEICAYAACTGC; this comes from the exons ATGAACACCTTCCTGCTCTGCGGACTGTGCCTCCTCGGGGCCTGTGCCACCCTGGTGGAGGGGGTCACCGTGCAG GATGGAGCGCTCTCCTTTCCTCTGGAGGCCGTGAAGAGGCTGAAAGACCTCGAGGAGCTCCCGCAGCCCAGGCTCGCAAGCCCTCTCCGGAAGCTGGCACCCCGGCCTCGTGAATCTGCCGTTCCCAACGCTTGTAGAAACCAGAACTTTCCAGAAGCGCTCAAGCCTCTCTGCAAGGAGCCCAACGCAGGCCAGATCCTCCAGCGGCTGG TGGCCATCGCGCAGGACCCGAGCACGTGTGAGATCTGTGCCTACGCCGCCTGTACCGGATGCTAG